One part of the Vitis riparia cultivar Riparia Gloire de Montpellier isolate 1030 chromosome 8, EGFV_Vit.rip_1.0, whole genome shotgun sequence genome encodes these proteins:
- the LOC117920076 gene encoding fasciclin-like arabinogalactan protein 11, whose amino-acid sequence MMKQLVSPVLLLILFLHCTRTSGQSSAPAPAPAGPTNVTAILEKAGQYTTFIRLLKSTQMDDRINIQLNNSNQGLTIFAPTDNAFSNLKAGTLNSFTDQQKAQLVQFHVVSSFLSTSQFQTVSNPVSTQAGGSNSGDFSLNITTSGNQVNMTSGLTNTSVANTVYTDGQLAVYQIDQVLLPMGVVRPSAPPPETPKPKKAASPSDAPSDSTPASVDSSDATRLCFPRNPPITLSFAVAVAAALSLWL is encoded by the coding sequence ATGATGAAGCAGCTTGTCTCCCCAGTCCTCCTGCTGATCCTCTTCCTCCATTGCACCAGAACTTCCGGTCAGTCTTCGGCACCGGCTCCAGCACCTGCCGGTCCCACCAACGTCACCGCAATTCTGGAGAAGGCTGGTCAGTACACTACCTTCATTCGTCTGCTAAAGAGCACCCAGATGGATGACCGAATCAACATCCAACTCAACAATTCAAACCAGGGTCTCACCATATTTGCACCAACAGATAATGCCTTTTCAAACCTCAAAGCGGGTACCCTGAACTCATTCACTGATCAGCAGAAGGCCCAACTAGTGCAATTCCATGTAGTGTCTTCTTTCCTTTCTACCTCACAATTCCAGACCGTGAGCAACCCGGTGAGCACACAGGCTGGTGGTAGTAACAGCGGAGACTTCTCTCTGAATATCACAACGTCCGGAAATCAGGTGAACATGACATCAGGGCTTACCAATACATCAGTGGCCAACACAGTATACACTGATGGCCAGCTAGCTGTGTATCAGATCGACCAGGTGCTCCTTCCAATGGGTGTCGTGAGGCCTTCAGCACCACCTCCCGAAACCCCAAAGCCTAAGAAGGCTGCTTCTCCTTCAGATGCTCCATCTGATTCAACCCCCGCTTCTGTTGATTCTTCTGATGCAACCCGTTTGTGTTTTCCCCGCAATCCACCCATTACACTATCCTTTGCGGTGGCTGTTGCTGCGGCGTTGTCCTTATGGCTATAA
- the LOC117921271 gene encoding fasciclin-like arabinogalactan protein 11 → MMKQFLSPALLLLIFFLLCSTTSGQSSGPAAAPSAPTTTSGQSSPPALAPSSVPLVPSGPSGSVEITAVLKKARKFSTFIGLLKSTQMDAEINTRLKKSNQGITVFAPTDNAFSDLQTGTLNTFTDQQKTELARFHIIPSFISMSQFETVSNPLHTAVDGDTVGFPLNVVGNGTQVNMTTGVVNTTVDSTVYSDGQLAVYEIPQVLLSQGILRPQAPAPAPLPPKPKKATPLSSQAPSTPTTVSVHSSGATGLPRYAPTVVSIGVAVLAALPLCL, encoded by the coding sequence ATGATGAAGCAGTTTCTCTCCCCAGCTCTTCTTCTGCTGATCTTCTTCCTTCTCTGCTCCACAACTTCTGGTCAGTCTTCTGGACCAGCTGCAGCACCTTCAGCTCCCACCACAACCTCTGGTCAGTCTTCACCACCAGCTCTAGCACCTTCATCAGTTCCTTTAGTTCCTTCTGGTCCCTCAGGTTCCGTCGAGATCACTGCAGTCCTAAAAAAGGCCCGTAAGTTTAGTACCTTCATTGGGCTACTAAAGAGCACCCAGATGGATGCTGAAATCAACACCCGACTCAAGAAATCGAACCAGGGCATCACAGTATTTGCACCAACCGATAATGCCTTTTCAGACCTCCAAACGGGTACTTTGAACACATTCACTGATCAGCAGAAGACTGAGCTGGCCCGATTCCACATAATACCTTCTTTCATCAGTATGTCGCAGTTCGAAACTGTGAGCAACCCGCTGCATACAGCGGTAGACGGTGATACTGTGGGGTTCCCACTGAATGTCGTAGGGAACGGAACTCAGGTGAACATGACAACAGGGGTTGTGAATACAACGGTGGACAGCACAGTATACAGTGATGGTCAGCTTGCTGTGTATGAGATCCCCCAGGTTCTCCTTTCACAAGGTATCCTAAGGCCTCAAGCGCCAGCACCAGCTCCTCTACCTCCAAAGCCTAAGAAGGCTACTCCTCTTAGTTCACAGGCTCCTTCAACGCCCACCACCGTTTCCGTTCATTCTTCTGGTGCGACGGGTCTCCCCCGCTACGC